GTAGATTGCCTTGTACGCTGACTGTTTGGTGGGGTCTTTAGTGCGACCGCCCACTCCCGCGCCATGGGTTTCATCGTAGGGTCCCAGGTAAACACCGAGAGCCACCTGATCCTCCTGACACGCCTTCGCCAGCTCCGCCAGCATATCCCCTCGCCCCTCCTTCCACGGCGAAGTCTTGATAGAATAATCCGTGGTTTTCGTTTGCCAGGTGCAGTAGCCACCGCCGTGTTTCGCGACAAAGATCATGTATCCGGCGTTCGCCGCCTGCACGGCTTCCACCCACTGCTGAGCGTCAAAGCGGTCGGGGTTGATCTGAGTTCGAGGTGTCGAGAGATTATCACCCTCGCCTCCCTGGTACACATTGGGTGCCCAATGAAAGAACAATCCCACTCCGGCCTCATGCCAGGCAATTTGATTGGGAGTCGGGACGGGGATGCCCGGCACCGGAGCTGGCGCGGCCAGGAGGGAGGATGACAGCAGAGCAACCCACGCAGTGAAGCCACCAAGCCATCGGGAAACCAGGATTCGAGTCATAAAGCGATGCGGCCGACGACTCAAATAAGCGTAAGCCTGTCGGCACGACAAGAACCATCCCTACAAGCGTCCCCTCTGCCAAGGATTGTTTGTGAGGCGCGAGTTCATAGGTAGCATCATTTCCGAATTTGGAGCCGTGAAAGTTGGCGGAGGAGATGATGCTCTATGGAAGAGAGAATTGAGGCTTTACTCGATACCATCGGCGAATGTGATGCGGCAGCTCGGATTCGATAAAGACCGTGCTATCCCCGACGGACGTGATCGTCGAGTAAAGTTGCCAAGCTTGGAGGTCGCCTGAAACCTGGATGTCGTAGTTCAGCCCTCTCTCGCTGCTAAACTCAAAAGTTACTTTCCCTTCGGCCGTCAAGTGCGGCCGATGGATCTCTGGCACTGCAACCACCAAAGCGTCCGGGGTCACGACCGCTCCCGATTGATTACTGACCATGACTGAGTACCAACCTGAGTTGGTCGTTCCAATTTTGGAAATCGCAAGAGTGGAGTTTGTGGCTCCCCCTATTGCCTCACCTTGCAACAGCCACTGATAGGTTAGACCGCCTGGAGTCGATTGCTTCTCGGCGGCACGGACCGTCAGGAGTGCATGGGTGCCAAAGTTGGTTGTCAGATCACGAGGCGACTCGAGGATTTCAGGACGATTGGCTGGCTCCGTGATTAGGAACTCCCGGGTTTGATACTCGTAGTCCCAGTAAAACGGGAATGTATTGTCAGACTTGGTCCCAGAAAGAAGAAGATGGGTAGCACCACGAACATATGCATTGTTCACAGAAAAATAGAACCTGAGGGGGAACTCGTGGTCTTCTTCGATCGGAAATATCCAGTCAACGACTCCATCTCTGTTGACGTGAACAATCTCGGGAACCCGCCCGGGATTTTGAGGATACTTACTTGGCATGTTGGAGACAAAAATCGCGGCATCGCCGCTAGTGATAAGAAGTGGGTCTCCCCAGAAAGGTCCATGAAACGTGCTCCAAAGACGCACTCCTTCGGAAGTGTATTTAGATATTACCGTGGATCGGGAGCCTGAGAAACCTCGGGAGGCAACTAGGAGGTTTTCATCCCTGTCCAATGCCAACGTCGTTCCATACTCGCTAGAGTTCGAGGCCGAACCCAATGTGCTTTTATACAAAGCGAGCTGCTCTTGCTTTCCAGCCGGATCGAAGCGTACGAGATAGGTGTGCGTGAAGGTAAACTGAGAAGAGAGATCCTGCGTTCCTGTGACAAAGAGATCGCCACTTGAGGCCACAACTAAGGCGCTTCCGCGACTATTTTCACCCCCATTCACGAGGTTGATCCAGCAGAGAGATCCGTTGGAATCGACGCATTCCACCACGCTTCTTGCGCTGACCGGTGGTTGAGTGGTGTCAGAGAGCCCCATCAGAAAGACTTGGCCCGCAGGACCAATCGCTAAGAAATCCGCCTTGGCCCCTGCAAAACTGCCGCGATGGTCTGTCTCCCAAAGGATTTCTCCCTCCGCACTAAGTTTTTTAAGGTTAAACCCATCATTCCCCAGAATCCTCAAGCTTCCGGATCCCTCCACCTTTACCACGCGCCCATAAACATTAGTTTTTGCCCAAGCGATCGTTCCATCCGGACTGATTCGTGCGGAGCCACCTGATGAATGCACCACAACCAAGTCGCCCCCAGGGAGCAGCGCGAGACTCAATCCAGGTATGGGAACTACCCACTTCAGGTTTCCCTCACTGTCATACTTCAGAGTGACGGTTAACCCCGTTTGATAAAGGTTGCCGTGCTCATCTAAAACGGAGTCCTGGTTTACATCGCTGGCGGGTTTTTCGGGCTGGCTGCGAAACGACATTCTCCGTAACTCCAGGAGCTGCGCTTCAAGGTAACTGGCCCACATCAGCAACACCCCCACGGCAAACGCTTTAATCAACCCAGCACTAGCACTGCGGCGTTGCGAACGACTCATAACATCTAGTTAATATGGGATATCCAAGAACAATGCGAGTTCAGTTTCCTGCCGAAATGGGCCAACAAAGCTGCTGGCCCTCGCTATCGCGATGATCGCTGGGGCCTGTTTGGGCGTGAGGCGGCCTGAAGGAAAGCAACGTCGTGCCCTGATCTTTACCTCCATAAATGGCGACTAAACACGGTGGGCAACACGGTAGGTTCTCACCTTGGTGTTAGGGAACCCCAGGGTTCGAAGAAATTAGCCGGGAGTGCGCGCACTCCCGGAAACGGTAGAAGTATCGAGCATCGCGCAGCGATGCCACCGCCTCAACAGGGTTGCGTCCCCGCCGACTCAAGCAACCTGATCCATTCGTCAGCCCGTTCTCCGAAGGGTGGCACGCCTTGCAGGGCGCTGTTGAATAGGGGGCCGATAGACCGGGGGTGTCGCTGCGCTCGACGCCCCGGCTAATCTCTTGGAACCCTGCGGGTTCTCGGCCGCGGATTCAGGAACTCACCCAAAGAAGTAAGAAGAACGCGGGGTCCACTTCATGGCACCGGATCGCAGTTTCCCAGCTTTAAGGAGGCCTGGTAAAGCTGACCAATTTCTTGCACAGACAGCGTCCGGTCAAAGACCAGCATCTCGTCCACGGCTCCTCGAAGTCGGTCCCCTACTCCGCCCCCCATCGTGCTGAGTGGCAGCGGAATCCGATCCGGGATAACCTCGCTGAGCTGTCCATTCACATACAGCGCAGTGCCCGACGCCGTGTCGGCGAGAACCAGATGCACCCATACCCGGGTCGGCGCGGAGTAGGAGAAATACCGATCCCAGCGACCGAACCAGGTGATCCCAACGCGTCGACCGGCCTGCCCATATTGCTCCAACTTCACCGCCGTGCGAGCGTCCAACAACAAGGCGCTGGAGGCATCGATCGAATCATCGCGCCGCACCCAAACCGCCAGCGTCCAATCGCGCTCGATCAGGCTGCCCGGCTGCCCTTCCTCGATCAGGCTGAGCCGGTCGTCCTTCCCATCGAAGAGAAACGCGTTGCCGATGCGCCCGGGAGAGATCTCGGGTTCCCCGATCGCGACCAATGGCTCCCCCTGGACCTGATCGACCTCGCTCTCTCCGCGCCACCAATGCACGAGTCCCGTGGGCAAGGTGGGGCAACCGGTGAGCGTCTGCACGGCGCGGAAGAATCTCGTCGGGAAGCTGTCGATCCTCACCGACATCTCCATGTAGCCAACGTCAGGCAGCTCATGCGCCATCCCTTCTGGTTGCCACGGACCGGCGAGGCTCGGCGCCGACTCGATGCGGAAAAAGCGACCGGGGATCCCCTCGAGGCGGATCCGCCACTCGCTCGGATCCACACTCGCGTCCAGGAGGTGAATGCGTGGTCCGCTCGACACAACCAAGGTATAGGTTTGCTCATCGAAGTTGCCAACGAAGTCACCGCCCGCCACTCGAAAGGTGAACTGACCATTACGGCTCGGCGTCCCGGAAAGCACTCCGTCCCGAGACAACGTCATCCCGTCGGGCAACAGCCCGCCGCTCATCCAAAACTCATACGGTGGAGCCGTGTCTCCCGAAACCGAGAAGACCTGCCGATAGGGCATACCCTGCGCGGCAGAGGACAAGGACCTCGGAGTCAGCACAACACCGGGGAGAGGACCTTCCCCGGAGAGGGGTGCCGCTGGATCCCAGTGGACGGTTACCGAGCCCGTCAAGCGGGTGTCGTCAGCCGATTGAATCGTCCATTGAAACGCGGCCTTATCGAAGGTCACTTTTTCAAAAGGCGCTCCATCGAGATCGCAAGTCCATTCGATCCTAAGAACTCGGACCCTCTCCGCTTTGGCAAAATAGAAGGGCCGCGTCTTGGATTCAGTCCCAACCGATTTCGTGCGCATGGCGAACAGGAGATAGTTAAGGCGGCTTCCGTCGGCAAAGGAGCGAAAGAGTGCAGGAGAGACACCGTCGATGAGTTTTACTAGGGTCGTCGGATCGAATTGAAAGGGGCCCTGGGTACTGTCTCCGGTGGCGCCCTTGCCAGGATCCGGAGGGGCCTTGCTAGCACCCTCCTCAAAACCCACTACCCTACTCCACCCCTGGCTCCCTGGAAACTCGGGGTCGGTCGACTCACCGATCCCTGGCATCGATGGCTCCGAAAAGCCAAATCTCACAAAAACATCAAACGATTCCGCCCGAGCGCCAGGAACCGAAAGCAGAAGCAATGTTCCGAGAAACCACGGTGAAAGGATCCAAGAGAGGTTCATGAGAAATGAACGATGGGGTTAAAGGGGTAAAGATGAGACAGCGCGATCGTTAGGCTGATGTGGCGTATCGAACTACGGTACTGCGCTTCCGAAGGCTTCCTTATTTTCCTTGAAATCCCACTTTGCCACCACGGGGGCTCCCAACTCTCCAGTGGAGGATTGGGAGCGAAGGGTCATTCGAAGCGCCTCATACTCGAATCGAATGGTCTCGATCGGTTCATCCTCGTTTCCAGCCCAATTCTGACGTATCGGCAACGCATCCAGAAATTCATACTTAAGATAGGCCTCCCCGCTTCGCGCGCCCTGCTTGCGAACTACCATCTCCATCATCTTAAACGGAGATCCCTTAGCCATCGCGAGGAAGATCGAGGGAGAGATCACTTTCATTTCCTTCCCGATATCGAACCCGATGGAACTCACCCTTCGACCCGCTCCACCACCGCCAACCGGCGTGACGAAGGTGAGCTCCGCTCCCAACGAGAAAGATCTAATACGGCACCATCCCTCTGTGCTCTTATAAACCGAATCATCGCTCTCTCCCGGGAACGAATTACCACGATCGTCTTTTAAAAATCTTATGAAGACGTCAACCTGGGCATGTGACACGACGGTTGAAGTGAGGCTCAGCAGGACGATCAACATCCACCGGCTGATCCGGGGCGCGACCCCTGCGCAATGATAGGGGTAAGTAGGATGGTTTTTCATAGATTGATTGGTTCGCCAAATTTGTTTTGTGGACACTGCATGATTTCAAGAGTCAGGGACCGTGTTCACCTCATATCTGAAGCGTTCCGGGATCCGTGTTGCAGAGAAAATGAAGTTTCCAAGAATGACGACCTCTCCGTGAACCGATCGTTCGCTTCGGTGTCCAGACCTGTGCAGCCTCACGCGAAGAAACCAGGTTCCATGGAGCTGACCGTGAAGCGGTCCGACGGGGTTTATAGCTCTGATCTCCGGTGGCGCGATCTCTTCTTCACCTCCAATAATGCGGGCCAAAAATGCTGTAGGAGACCCTCATTTCTTCGGGTGAGTTCCTAAATCCGCGGCCGAGAACCCGCAGGGTTCCAAAAGATTAGCCGGGGCGTAGAGCGCAGCGACACCCCCGGTCTGTCGGCCCCCTATGGAATAGCACCCTGAAAGGCGTGCCACCAGCCGGCGAACGGACTGAAGAACCGATCGGGTTCCCTGAGTAGGCGTGACGCAGGCCTCGGAAGCCGGTGGCATCGCTGCGCGATGCTCGAGACTGCTAACGGTTCCGGGGGTGCCGGCACCCCCGGCTTATTTCTGGGAACCCTACGGGTTCGAGGTGGTCCGCGTCGTCCGTGGGCAATATGTCCCCGCTCCAGAAACCCCTTCCTCAACGATCTAAAAGCATCAGCGGATGGCTCCCCCTCCGAGGCGCCGCGCGATCGCTTGCATCTCGGTGAGGGATTGTTGATCGGCGGGAATCTCCCAAACTCGCGCGACAAGGTCATTGCCGGCCGTTGCAAAGGCGAGTCCATCGCCGCGCACATCCAACTTCAAGACCCAGCCGCCATGCTGCAACGGGGCGCCCAGAGGCTCACCGGTCGACGTGTCCCAGAGGCGGAGTGTGTTGTCATGCCCTCCTGAAGCAAGGATTCGGCCGTCGGGTGTGAATCGCAGGTCGCGGATCGTGCCGGCGTGAACGAGAGGGCCGCACACCTTACGGCCCGATGGATACTCATAGATCGTGACGGAAAAATCGCTGGCCGCAACCGCGATGCGATCCCCTGCGGCGCTGATCGTCACCGCGGTGCCGCTGGTGGGAAGCTTCATGGGCTTACCGGACACCCGTTCCGTAGACAGATCCCAAAGTTGGACCGTCACGCCATTCAAGGCCACCATCCAGCGACCACCCGGGGAAAACGCGACGGTGCCAAGCGCGGAAGCCCCCACCTCAAACCGGCGTTTGCCGCTGGCCACCGTCCAGACCCCAGCGGGCCGTCCCGGCAAAACCGCCACGAAGAGTCGACCGTCGGGCGAGAAATGCTCGTTCAAACGATCTCGGACCCGCCCCTCGATCGAAACAGTATCCAGCAAACGACCGGTGGTTGCATCCCAAGTCCGCAAGTGGTCGTCAGAGCAGCTCGTCACCACCCGACGGACATCCAGCCAGGCCGCGGCGATGGCCCGTGCCGGGTGAGGGAGGGCAATAGCCGCCCCCTGGTTTGTAAGACTCCAGATCCGTGCTTCCTTCTTCAGCCCCAAGGCCACCAACCGTGCGCCGTCGGGGCTGAATGCAACGGCCTGGACCTGGCTGTCATGAGGCCGGCTCCAACGCGCCGGCCCGTTCGTTCCAATATGCCACAGTCTCGCCGCCCCCTCCGACCCCGCGGAAACCAAACGAGTGCCATCCGGGCTCCACG
This sequence is a window from Verrucomicrobiales bacterium. Protein-coding genes within it:
- a CDS encoding type VI secretion system tube protein Hcp codes for the protein MKNHPTYPYHCAGVAPRISRWMLIVLLSLTSTVVSHAQVDVFIRFLKDDRGNSFPGESDDSVYKSTEGWCRIRSFSLGAELTFVTPVGGGGAGRRVSSIGFDIGKEMKVISPSIFLAMAKGSPFKMMEMVVRKQGARSGEAYLKYEFLDALPIRQNWAGNEDEPIETIRFEYEALRMTLRSQSSTGELGAPVVAKWDFKENKEAFGSAVP
- a CDS encoding type VI secretion system tube protein Hcp, with product MNLSWILSPWFLGTLLLLSVPGARAESFDVFVRFGFSEPSMPGIGESTDPEFPGSQGWSRVVGFEEGASKAPPDPGKGATGDSTQGPFQFDPTTLVKLIDGVSPALFRSFADGSRLNYLLFAMRTKSVGTESKTRPFYFAKAERVRVLRIEWTCDLDGAPFEKVTFDKAAFQWTIQSADDTRLTGSVTVHWDPAAPLSGEGPLPGVVLTPRSLSSAAQGMPYRQVFSVSGDTAPPYEFWMSGGLLPDGMTLSRDGVLSGTPSRNGQFTFRVAGGDFVGNFDEQTYTLVVSSGPRIHLLDASVDPSEWRIRLEGIPGRFFRIESAPSLAGPWQPEGMAHELPDVGYMEMSVRIDSFPTRFFRAVQTLTGCPTLPTGLVHWWRGESEVDQVQGEPLVAIGEPEISPGRIGNAFLFDGKDDRLSLIEEGQPGSLIERDWTLAVWVRRDDSIDASSALLLDARTAVKLEQYGQAGRRVGITWFGRWDRYFSYSAPTRVWVHLVLADTASGTALYVNGQLSEVIPDRIPLPLSTMGGGVGDRLRGAVDEMLVFDRTLSVQEIGQLYQASLKLGNCDPVP
- a CDS encoding immunoglobulin domain-containing protein, which gives rise to MSRSQRRSASAGLIKAFAVGVLLMWASYLEAQLLELRRMSFRSQPEKPASDVNQDSVLDEHGNLYQTGLTVTLKYDSEGNLKWVVPIPGLSLALLPGGDLVVVHSSGGSARISPDGTIAWAKTNVYGRVVKVEGSGSLRILGNDGFNLKKLSAEGEILWETDHRGSFAGAKADFLAIGPAGQVFLMGLSDTTQPPVSARSVVECVDSNGSLCWINLVNGGENSRGSALVVASSGDLFVTGTQDLSSQFTFTHTYLVRFDPAGKQEQLALYKSTLGSASNSSEYGTTLALDRDENLLVASRGFSGSRSTVISKYTSEGVRLWSTFHGPFWGDPLLITSGDAAIFVSNMPSKYPQNPGRVPEIVHVNRDGVVDWIFPIEEDHEFPLRFYFSVNNAYVRGATHLLLSGTKSDNTFPFYWDYEYQTREFLITEPANRPEILESPRDLTTNFGTHALLTVRAAEKQSTPGGLTYQWLLQGEAIGGATNSTLAISKIGTTNSGWYSVMVSNQSGAVVTPDALVVAVPEIHRPHLTAEGKVTFEFSSERGLNYDIQVSGDLQAWQLYSTITSVGDSTVFIESELPHHIRRWYRVKPQFSLP